A window of the Xiashengella succiniciproducens genome harbors these coding sequences:
- a CDS encoding UDP-glucose 6-dehydrogenase, translated as MTETRIKHIACIGAGYVGGPTMAVIAQKCPDIKVTVVDISRERIAEWNDSNLDNLPIYEPGLKEVVAEARGRNLFFCTDVEGAIREADMIFISVNTPTKTYGVGKGMAADLKYVELCARQIANVATGNKIVVEKSTLPVRTAQSIRTILDAESNGLQFQVLSNPEFLAEGTAVSDLLNPDRVLIGGSEEEGGQAAVRALVEIYARWVDRSKILTTNIWSSELSKLTANAFLAQRVSSINAISALCEKSGADVDEIARAIGMDSRIGPKFLKASVGFGGSCFQKDILNLVYIARSYGLTEVADYWEQVISMNDYQKRRFAENIVNRLFNTVSGKKIAIMGWAFKKDTNDTRESAAIYVADYLLNEQAELWVYDPKVKAERVYADLDYLNTRGEDENRKLVKVVRDPYEAMQGAHAVAVLTEWDEFKAYDWQRVYDDMKKPAFLFDGRNILDRNKVKALGFEFEAIGYRS; from the coding sequence ATGACTGAGACAAGGATTAAACATATTGCGTGTATAGGGGCCGGTTATGTAGGTGGTCCCACTATGGCGGTTATAGCCCAGAAATGCCCGGATATCAAAGTGACAGTAGTTGATATCAGTCGCGAGCGTATAGCTGAGTGGAACGACTCAAATTTGGATAACTTGCCAATTTATGAACCTGGTCTTAAGGAGGTCGTGGCTGAGGCAAGAGGTCGTAACCTGTTCTTCTGTACAGACGTGGAGGGAGCTATCAGGGAGGCAGATATGATATTCATTTCTGTTAATACCCCTACCAAGACCTATGGTGTGGGCAAGGGTATGGCAGCTGATCTGAAATACGTTGAATTGTGTGCAAGGCAAATTGCGAATGTAGCAACAGGAAATAAGATAGTTGTTGAGAAATCAACCCTACCTGTTCGCACGGCGCAAAGTATTCGTACCATCCTTGATGCTGAAAGCAATGGGCTGCAGTTTCAGGTTCTTTCCAACCCTGAATTCCTTGCAGAAGGAACTGCTGTGAGTGATTTGCTTAATCCCGACAGAGTATTGATTGGAGGCTCTGAGGAGGAAGGGGGACAGGCTGCCGTCAGGGCCCTTGTAGAAATATATGCCCGTTGGGTTGACAGAAGTAAGATTCTGACGACAAATATCTGGTCCAGTGAATTGTCAAAATTGACTGCAAATGCATTTCTGGCACAGAGGGTGTCATCAATAAACGCTATTTCCGCTCTTTGCGAGAAGAGCGGAGCTGATGTCGATGAGATTGCCAGGGCAATTGGAATGGACAGCAGGATAGGTCCCAAATTTCTTAAGGCTTCCGTAGGTTTTGGCGGTAGTTGTTTCCAAAAAGATATACTAAATCTGGTATATATAGCAAGAAGTTATGGTCTGACTGAAGTGGCAGATTACTGGGAGCAGGTAATCAGTATGAATGATTACCAGAAGAGACGTTTTGCAGAGAATATTGTCAATAGACTGTTTAATACTGTAAGCGGTAAAAAGATTGCCATAATGGGTTGGGCTTTCAAGAAAGATACAAACGACACCAGGGAGAGTGCTGCTATTTACGTTGCAGATTACCTTCTAAATGAGCAGGCAGAGCTGTGGGTCTATGATCCCAAAGTGAAGGCTGAGAGAGTTTATGCCGACCTTGATTATTTGAACACCAGAGGTGAGGATGAGAATCGTAAACTCGTTAAGGTAGTAAGGGATCCATATGAAGCTATGCAAGGGGCACATGCTGTCGCAGTTCTTACCGAATGGGATGAATTCAAGGCCTATGACTGGCAGAGAGTATACGATGATATGAAGAAGCCAGCATTCTTGTTTGATGGGAGAAACATTCTCGACAGAAATAAGGTTAAAGCATTAGGGTTTGAGTTTGAGGCAATTGGTTATAGAAGCTGA
- a CDS encoding GNVR domain-containing protein: MSSKADNGIKNLPPIVKEDEIDLVALSIHIWEGRMYIAKVCAVFIVLGLFLAIASPVKYQAGVKLIPESSKGFNLGALGGLAAQFGFGGASALNTESGTIPTDYYPEIIKSVPYLTRLMREPFEVNGIGQVTLYEYYHDYMGKSLIGAVAKYTVGLPGVIKKAFAGDEEVLVLQGDSGVTVLSMTKKEREVLEWLQENLTLSISKEIGMISITTEMPTAELAAQVASHAAKLLSDYAVSYKTEKVKEDLRFIEERYKEAEERFGQSQRALARFRDSNHGNLTSLARTEEQRLQSDYDLAFGLYNSLASQYEQARIKLQEETPVVKIIEPAIVPDEKSSPKRKMIMVVSVFLGCFVGIGLLFGKKIWGNFREQFRSYETIVSEED, translated from the coding sequence ATGAGTAGCAAAGCAGATAACGGCATAAAGAATCTTCCCCCGATAGTCAAGGAGGATGAGATAGATCTTGTAGCCCTATCCATACATATTTGGGAAGGTAGGATGTATATCGCAAAGGTTTGTGCCGTTTTTATAGTTCTGGGACTTTTTTTAGCAATAGCTAGTCCGGTTAAATACCAGGCAGGTGTTAAACTCATCCCTGAGAGTAGCAAAGGTTTTAATCTTGGAGCATTAGGTGGACTTGCAGCTCAGTTTGGTTTCGGAGGAGCATCAGCACTAAATACAGAGAGTGGTACTATCCCAACTGATTATTATCCTGAGATAATAAAGAGCGTACCTTATTTAACCAGGTTGATGAGGGAACCTTTTGAAGTAAATGGAATCGGACAGGTCACCCTTTATGAATACTACCATGATTATATGGGTAAGTCGCTTATTGGGGCTGTAGCAAAATACACAGTTGGACTTCCGGGAGTTATAAAGAAGGCTTTTGCCGGAGATGAAGAAGTTTTAGTGTTGCAGGGAGATAGTGGTGTAACAGTTCTCAGCATGACCAAAAAGGAACGCGAGGTCCTTGAATGGCTTCAGGAGAACCTGACACTTTCAATAAGCAAGGAGATTGGCATGATAAGCATAACGACTGAAATGCCTACAGCTGAACTAGCTGCCCAGGTAGCCTCACATGCTGCAAAGTTGCTTAGTGACTATGCTGTTAGTTATAAGACAGAAAAGGTGAAGGAGGATTTGCGCTTCATCGAGGAAAGGTACAAGGAAGCTGAAGAGAGATTTGGGCAATCCCAGAGAGCTCTTGCCCGCTTCAGGGACAGCAACCATGGCAATCTTACATCACTTGCCCGCACAGAGGAGCAGCGTCTGCAAAGCGATTATGACCTTGCGTTTGGCCTGTACAACTCATTGGCATCACAATATGAACAAGCCAGAATAAAACTTCAGGAAGAGACTCCGGTAGTTAAGATTATAGAGCCTGCCATTGTGCCAGATGAGAAGAGCTCTCCAAAGCGAAAGATGATAATGGTGGTTTCCGTATTTCTTGGATGCTTTGTAGGTATAGGATTGCTTTTTGGTAAAAAGATCTGGGGTAATTTCAGGGAACAGTTTAGGTCTTATGAAACAATAGTATCTGAGGAAGATTAA
- a CDS encoding SLBB domain-containing protein — MLKKIFFLVSLILLISPLVTDSVFGQQNLSGYDLSRVKSSDISDSQLKQYIEKAEQQGVSINDAFNMARARGLSPSVANELMQRVEQVRKAQTPVGPQVELLRSVSPMLTARDSAVVDSVEIEVEEGPQIFGSSLFKEGYTSFEPYMNIPTPVNYVLGAGDEIVIDIWGAASNFYQLQVSPEGSITIENVGPVYVHGLTIEEASSRIIGKLKQLYGGLKPGAPDQSTFARVTLGRVRSIQVTIIGEVVRPGTYTVPSLATVFNVLYNAGGPNDIGSYRQIEVLRNNTIVSTFDLYDLLLNGDQSANIRLNDQDVIRVATVKSRVETRGQVRRPALYELNKVETLADLVEYSGGFTDSAYTRQVRIIRNTEKEKMLVSVSRDNYNEFQLLNGDIVEADKLLDRFVNRVTIEGAVWRPADYELTEGLTLSQLISLAEGLRPDAFRSRGIINRLSPDYDYVVESFDVEKVVKGEYDIKLEPEDHVIIKSIHEVREERTVYIQGEVLMPGTYQFRDGMTLEDLILTANGFKMSASEARIEVNRRVFGEAAPSKRGSSMAEVFVFGVDRKLAISDEAKAFRVEAFDKVYVRQRPDYQMQQSVVVEGEVLYPGEYVLSDRKERISDIIKRVGGLTEEAYVAGATLIRKTKEIERAETEIQLSIGELFQVKKKNEITIGIDLEKILARPGSHHDIYLSPGDVLRIPGALQTVKVSGGVLRETEIRYDEGKNLKYYVRSSGGFAQNARRNRAYVVYANGAVDSKSRFLLFGINPKVEPGSEIVIPLKPEQEPMTRGERISILSAIVSMSAVVITAISRF; from the coding sequence ATGCTTAAAAAGATATTTTTTTTAGTAAGCTTAATATTATTGATTTCTCCTCTTGTAACTGATTCTGTTTTTGGCCAGCAAAACCTTAGTGGTTATGATCTTTCAAGAGTCAAGTCATCTGATATTAGTGATAGCCAGCTGAAACAGTATATAGAAAAGGCTGAGCAGCAGGGAGTCTCAATTAATGATGCATTTAACATGGCCAGGGCCAGAGGCCTTTCACCTTCTGTGGCTAATGAGTTGATGCAAAGGGTTGAGCAAGTTAGAAAAGCCCAGACTCCGGTTGGACCACAGGTTGAATTACTTCGTAGTGTTTCGCCAATGCTTACCGCAAGGGATAGTGCCGTTGTTGATTCAGTAGAGATAGAAGTTGAAGAAGGACCGCAGATCTTTGGCAGTAGTCTTTTCAAGGAAGGATATACATCATTTGAGCCATATATGAATATTCCTACACCGGTCAATTACGTGTTAGGTGCAGGGGATGAGATAGTAATAGATATCTGGGGAGCAGCATCTAATTTTTACCAGCTTCAGGTAAGTCCTGAAGGTAGTATTACAATTGAAAATGTTGGTCCTGTTTATGTACATGGTTTGACTATTGAAGAGGCGAGTTCAAGGATAATTGGAAAGCTCAAACAATTATACGGTGGGCTAAAACCTGGAGCCCCTGACCAAAGTACTTTTGCGAGGGTTACTCTGGGGCGTGTTAGGAGCATTCAGGTGACTATTATAGGCGAGGTAGTCAGACCAGGAACTTATACAGTACCATCGCTGGCTACTGTGTTTAACGTGCTTTATAATGCCGGTGGGCCCAATGATATTGGATCATATAGACAAATAGAAGTCCTCCGTAACAATACTATTGTCTCAACATTTGACCTTTATGACCTACTGCTAAATGGAGATCAGTCTGCCAATATCAGGCTAAATGACCAGGATGTGATAAGAGTTGCAACAGTTAAGTCCAGAGTAGAAACAAGAGGACAGGTTCGTCGTCCTGCACTGTATGAGCTTAACAAAGTCGAGACATTAGCAGATCTTGTTGAATACAGTGGTGGTTTTACCGACTCTGCATATACACGTCAGGTAAGAATAATAAGGAATACTGAGAAGGAAAAAATGCTGGTTTCTGTTTCTAGAGATAATTATAATGAATTCCAATTACTTAACGGTGATATTGTAGAGGCTGATAAATTGCTTGACAGGTTTGTCAATAGGGTGACTATTGAAGGTGCTGTTTGGAGACCGGCGGACTATGAGCTCACTGAAGGGTTGACTTTGTCACAGCTGATTAGTTTGGCAGAAGGGTTAAGACCTGACGCATTTCGTAGCAGGGGTATTATTAACAGGCTTAGCCCTGATTACGACTATGTAGTAGAATCTTTCGATGTTGAGAAGGTTGTAAAAGGGGAGTATGACATCAAACTTGAGCCCGAAGATCATGTAATTATAAAGAGCATACATGAGGTACGTGAAGAAAGGACCGTATATATACAGGGCGAAGTCCTTATGCCTGGTACCTATCAATTCAGGGATGGAATGACTCTGGAGGATTTGATACTGACTGCCAATGGATTCAAGATGTCTGCATCCGAGGCACGTATTGAAGTCAACAGGAGGGTTTTTGGTGAAGCAGCCCCTTCAAAACGTGGCAGCAGTATGGCAGAAGTCTTTGTGTTTGGTGTAGATCGTAAGCTTGCTATTAGTGATGAGGCAAAGGCTTTCAGAGTAGAAGCTTTTGATAAGGTATATGTAAGGCAGCGTCCGGATTATCAGATGCAACAGAGTGTTGTTGTAGAAGGAGAAGTATTATATCCCGGTGAATATGTACTTAGCGACAGGAAGGAAAGGATTTCGGATATTATAAAACGTGTGGGAGGGCTGACTGAGGAAGCATATGTTGCAGGAGCTACTCTGATACGTAAGACCAAGGAGATAGAAAGGGCAGAAACAGAAATTCAGCTAAGTATTGGAGAGTTGTTTCAAGTAAAAAAGAAGAACGAAATAACAATAGGAATTGACCTTGAGAAGATTCTTGCCAGACCAGGTAGTCATCATGATATATATCTGAGTCCCGGTGATGTGTTAAGAATTCCCGGAGCATTACAGACCGTTAAAGTTAGCGGTGGCGTTCTACGTGAGACTGAGATCAGGTATGATGAAGGCAAGAACCTTAAATACTATGTAAGGAGCTCCGGAGGCTTTGCTCAAAATGCTCGGAGAAACAGGGCTTATGTTGTATATGCCAATGGAGCTGTTGATTCAAAGAGCAGATTCCTTTTGTTCGGAATCAATCCTAAAGTAGAACCGGGCTCTGAGATTGTTATTCCTTTGAAGCCTGAGCAGGAACCAATGACCCGTGGAGAAAGGATATCTATTCTTAGTGCCATTGTGTCAATGTCGGCTGTTGTAATTACAGCGATTAGCCGATTTTAG
- a CDS encoding NCS2 family permease, translating into MLERFFKLKENNTSIRTEIVAGITTFMTMAYILAVNPSILSATGMDANALFTATALSALFGTLVMALWAKLPFALAPGMGLNAFFAFTVVLAMGHSWQFALTAVFLEGIIFILMSFFNIREAIVNSIPLNLKYAISAGIGLFIAFIGLQNAGIIVDNSATLISLGNIGNSGALIALAGLIITGVLLALKVKGALLIGIFASTIIGIPFGVTQLPDSSWISLPPSISPIFMKIQFSEIFSTDMLVVVITFLFVDIFDTVGTLVGVTSKAGMLEKDGKVPRAKQALMADAIGTTFGAVMGTSTVTTYVESASGVAEGGRTGLTALSTAGMFALALFLAPIFLMVPGAATAPALILVGSFMAASIVKINFEDYTESIPAFLAVIMMPLAYSIAEGIVFGMLSYVILKLLTGRTKEISVVMYILAVLFIIKFFV; encoded by the coding sequence ATGCTGGAAAGATTCTTTAAATTAAAGGAAAACAATACCTCGATACGTACTGAGATCGTAGCTGGTATTACCACATTTATGACGATGGCCTATATTCTGGCCGTCAATCCAAGCATTCTGTCAGCAACAGGCATGGATGCTAATGCGCTCTTTACAGCCACTGCTTTGTCTGCTTTGTTTGGTACTCTTGTAATGGCACTTTGGGCTAAATTGCCCTTTGCACTTGCTCCAGGTATGGGACTTAATGCTTTCTTTGCATTTACTGTAGTTCTTGCTATGGGCCACAGCTGGCAGTTTGCTCTTACTGCTGTATTTCTTGAAGGTATCATTTTTATTCTGATGAGCTTCTTTAATATAAGGGAAGCCATAGTTAATTCGATACCATTGAACCTCAAATATGCAATTTCAGCAGGTATTGGTTTGTTCATTGCCTTTATTGGCCTTCAGAATGCCGGTATCATTGTTGACAATAGTGCAACTTTGATTTCCTTGGGTAATATTGGTAACAGCGGAGCTCTTATTGCATTGGCAGGTCTGATTATTACCGGTGTACTGCTTGCATTGAAAGTTAAGGGAGCCCTTCTTATTGGGATTTTTGCCTCTACAATTATTGGAATTCCTTTTGGAGTTACTCAGCTTCCCGACAGTAGTTGGATAAGTTTGCCACCCTCCATTTCTCCAATTTTTATGAAAATACAATTCTCAGAGATATTCTCAACAGACATGCTGGTTGTAGTAATTACCTTCCTGTTTGTTGATATCTTTGATACAGTAGGAACACTTGTTGGAGTAACTTCTAAGGCAGGTATGCTTGAAAAGGACGGAAAAGTACCTAGAGCAAAGCAAGCTCTTATGGCTGATGCTATTGGTACTACATTTGGTGCAGTTATGGGTACTTCAACTGTTACTACCTATGTTGAAAGTGCTTCAGGTGTTGCTGAAGGAGGTAGAACTGGACTTACTGCTCTTAGCACTGCAGGTATGTTTGCACTTGCCCTGTTTCTGGCTCCAATCTTCCTGATGGTTCCAGGTGCAGCTACTGCTCCTGCACTTATTCTTGTGGGATCTTTCATGGCAGCTTCTATTGTTAAGATCAATTTTGAAGACTATACTGAATCAATACCTGCATTCCTTGCAGTTATCATGATGCCTCTTGCGTACAGTATTGCTGAAGGTATAGTATTCGGTATGCTTTCATATGTAATACTGAAGCTTCTGACTGGAAGAACAAAGGAAATTTCAGTTGTTATGTATATACTGGCAGTATTATTTATAATAAAGTTCTTTGTCTAA
- a CDS encoding DUF5020 family protein, with protein sequence MMKKIAVVLMLAMGLGTSMVSAQNLQVHYDMGEDRGYVTTTIEMFKPDQWGSTFFFVDMDHDTDAGNSVSFSYMEIARALKFWDSPFALQAEYNGGTYVNNAWLAGAQYTWNSADFSKIFTLQGLYKYIDDDVNNASFQLTGVWTIQLFNNAVTFSGFADFWKEEKSWLGTDFVFLSEPQLWYNFGEHFSAGGEVELANNFIVEGFRVSPTLAVKWTF encoded by the coding sequence ATGATGAAGAAAATTGCAGTTGTGCTGATGCTTGCAATGGGCTTGGGAACATCCATGGTAAGCGCTCAAAACTTACAGGTCCACTACGATATGGGAGAGGATCGTGGTTATGTGACTACTACTATCGAAATGTTTAAGCCCGACCAATGGGGTAGTACATTTTTCTTTGTAGATATGGATCATGATACTGATGCTGGAAATTCAGTTTCATTCTCCTACATGGAAATTGCCAGGGCTCTTAAATTTTGGGATTCTCCATTTGCCTTGCAAGCAGAGTATAACGGAGGAACCTATGTTAATAATGCATGGCTTGCTGGTGCACAATATACCTGGAACAGTGCTGACTTTTCTAAGATCTTTACTTTACAAGGTTTATATAAGTATATTGATGATGATGTAAATAATGCTTCATTTCAGTTAACCGGAGTCTGGACAATTCAATTGTTTAATAACGCTGTTACTTTCTCGGGTTTTGCCGATTTCTGGAAGGAAGAGAAATCATGGTTGGGTACAGACTTTGTTTTCCTGAGCGAACCCCAGTTGTGGTATAACTTTGGAGAGCATTTCTCAGCAGGTGGAGAAGTAGAATTGGCAAATAACTTTATTGTTGAGGGATTCCGCGTAAGCCCGACTTTGGCTGTTAAATGGACCTTCTAA
- a CDS encoding S41 family peptidase, with product MKAFSKLRILHMTLAATILFTMVSCEDDEVPKKDNNSQEVDIVEINGFIYTNMNIYYYWNLDMPKIDYRTETNPEMYFYKLIKQPEDRYSFITDDVEELEKYFDGVVKSPGYSVQPYYFEQGSKQIIVFVEYVYANSPASEAGLKRGDMIYKINDQILDDQNYITLLSLEEKVITLGTIVQGEIVELSPKVTVKDKENLVQNPIVATNIIEEGGHKTGYLAYTSFIANYDDHLASVFQQFKAAGVTDLVLDLRYNGGGYVSSAQKLASMIAPASVNGEVLMYQKFNFLLKSINDTLLFKVDKASNLDLDRVYILTTGGTASASEIIIYGLEPYMEVIQIGETTYGKYHGSITISDNDIEPEKRRHSWAIQPIVMESDNANSSIDYLSGMKPDFEMKDNYYNADLGDPEEHFLAAALEHIYTGTISEETLKTVSLKSSGIISKPVMSLVNPLYGTMLVETPSLDK from the coding sequence ATGAAGGCATTTTCAAAACTCAGGATATTACACATGACATTGGCAGCAACCATCTTGTTTACGATGGTTTCATGTGAAGATGACGAAGTCCCCAAAAAGGACAATAATAGTCAGGAAGTCGACATTGTTGAGATCAACGGTTTCATATATACGAATATGAATATCTATTACTACTGGAATCTGGATATGCCAAAAATAGACTATCGTACAGAGACCAATCCTGAAATGTACTTTTATAAACTAATAAAGCAACCTGAGGACAGATACTCTTTTATTACTGACGATGTTGAGGAATTAGAGAAGTATTTTGATGGGGTTGTAAAAAGCCCCGGGTATTCAGTACAGCCATATTACTTCGAACAGGGTTCCAAGCAGATTATTGTTTTCGTAGAGTATGTGTACGCCAACTCTCCGGCAAGCGAGGCCGGACTGAAGCGGGGAGATATGATATACAAGATTAATGACCAGATTTTAGACGATCAGAACTACATAACGTTGTTAAGCCTTGAAGAAAAAGTTATTACTCTTGGTACTATCGTCCAGGGAGAGATAGTCGAGCTTTCTCCCAAGGTTACAGTGAAAGACAAGGAAAACCTCGTTCAGAACCCAATAGTGGCTACTAACATTATCGAGGAGGGCGGACATAAAACCGGTTATCTTGCCTATACCAGCTTTATTGCAAACTATGATGACCACCTTGCAAGTGTTTTCCAACAGTTTAAGGCAGCAGGAGTGACTGACCTTGTTTTGGACCTACGGTACAACGGTGGCGGTTATGTATCCTCAGCTCAGAAACTTGCATCTATGATTGCACCGGCCTCCGTTAATGGTGAAGTTCTTATGTATCAAAAATTCAATTTCCTCCTTAAATCAATCAATGACACCCTGCTTTTCAAAGTAGACAAGGCTTCTAACCTTGATCTTGACAGAGTATATATCCTTACTACAGGAGGAACAGCTTCAGCAAGTGAGATTATTATCTATGGCCTTGAACCCTATATGGAAGTCATCCAGATTGGAGAAACCACCTATGGCAAATACCATGGTTCGATCACAATTAGCGATAACGACATCGAACCAGAAAAACGCAGACACTCATGGGCTATTCAACCCATTGTAATGGAAAGTGATAATGCAAACAGCAGTATTGATTATCTAAGCGGCATGAAGCCTGATTTTGAAATGAAGGATAATTATTACAACGCTGACCTCGGTGATCCGGAAGAACACTTCCTTGCTGCTGCACTTGAACATATTTACACAGGTACAATCAGTGAAGAAACACTTAAAACTGTAAGTCTGAAAAGTTCCGGCATTATATCTAAGCCAGTGATGTCTCTCGTGAATCCTTTGTATGGGACAATGCTCGTGGAAACTCCATCACTTGATAAGTAA
- a CDS encoding ABC transporter ATP-binding protein, whose translation MIEAVNINKSFDGKVVLKDINAVFRAGSTNLIIGQSGSGKTVLLKSLVGLHKPDTGSVYYNKRNFTAMSDKERGDLRKEIGMLFQGSALFDSMTVEENVRFPLDMFTEMSLEERRERANFCLNRVNLINVNHLYPSEISGGMQKRVAIARAIALNPRYLFCDEPNSGLDPRTAIVIDELIHEITKEYNITTIINTHDMNSVLGIGENIIFIYNGEKYWEGSKEEILHSENKELNDFIFASKFFKTIRDRL comes from the coding sequence ATGATAGAGGCGGTTAATATAAACAAATCATTCGACGGCAAGGTCGTACTAAAGGATATAAATGCAGTTTTCAGGGCAGGAAGCACTAACCTGATAATAGGTCAGAGCGGTTCTGGGAAAACAGTGTTGCTTAAATCACTTGTTGGTCTGCATAAGCCCGATACTGGTTCGGTGTATTACAATAAGAGAAACTTCACAGCAATGTCAGATAAGGAAAGAGGTGATCTTAGGAAGGAGATTGGCATGCTTTTTCAGGGGTCGGCACTTTTTGACTCAATGACAGTGGAGGAGAATGTACGCTTTCCTCTCGATATGTTTACCGAAATGAGTTTGGAGGAAAGAAGGGAAAGGGCAAATTTTTGTCTTAACAGGGTCAATCTGATTAATGTCAACCACCTTTATCCTTCTGAGATAAGTGGAGGTATGCAAAAACGTGTGGCAATTGCACGGGCAATTGCCTTGAATCCCCGTTATCTTTTTTGCGATGAGCCCAACTCCGGTCTTGATCCCCGGACTGCCATAGTGATTGATGAACTGATACATGAGATTACCAAGGAGTATAATATAACCACTATAATAAATACCCATGATATGAACTCTGTTTTGGGTATTGGGGAGAATATTATTTTTATTTACAACGGAGAGAAGTACTGGGAAGGATCTAAGGAAGAAATACTGCACAGCGAGAATAAGGAACTTAACGACTTTATTTTTGCTTCAAAATTTTTCAAAACAATAAGGGACAGACTATAA
- a CDS encoding MlaE family ABC transporter permease produces the protein MNFLFHLGRYALFLSNVFRRPEKHRIFLKQIGKEMEILGLSSVGIVVIISFFMGAVITLQLAYNLEIPIIPKYTLGVGARDTMLLEFSSTVVSLILAGKVGSHIASQIGTMRVTEQIDALDVMGINSAGYLVLPKVIGMILMMPVLVVISMGVGIFGGWVAGTTADVVTSADFIYGLQYAFVPFYITYALIKSTVFAFLITTIAGYWGYYTLGGSLEVGQSSTKAVVVSSIQILLFNLVLTQLMLA, from the coding sequence ATGAATTTTCTTTTTCATCTGGGGCGTTATGCTTTGTTTCTCAGTAATGTGTTTCGCCGTCCTGAGAAGCATCGTATCTTCCTGAAGCAGATTGGCAAGGAGATGGAGATACTTGGCCTCAGTTCGGTGGGTATAGTTGTGATAATCTCCTTTTTTATGGGTGCTGTTATTACCCTTCAGCTTGCATACAATCTTGAGATTCCGATTATACCTAAGTATACGCTTGGTGTGGGTGCTCGTGACACAATGTTGCTTGAATTTTCAAGTACTGTAGTTTCACTTATCCTGGCAGGCAAAGTTGGTTCTCATATAGCCTCGCAGATCGGAACAATGAGGGTTACTGAGCAGATAGATGCGCTGGATGTGATGGGGATTAATTCTGCCGGGTATCTTGTATTACCCAAGGTCATTGGTATGATTCTGATGATGCCGGTACTTGTGGTTATTAGTATGGGAGTAGGGATTTTTGGAGGATGGGTGGCCGGTACTACTGCAGATGTAGTTACCTCGGCAGATTTTATTTATGGATTGCAATATGCCTTTGTTCCCTTCTATATTACTTATGCTCTAATCAAATCAACGGTCTTTGCTTTTCTAATCACAACAATAGCCGGATATTGGGGATATTATACTTTGGGCGGATCTCTTGAGGTGGGGCAAAGCAGCACCAAGGCTGTTGTAGTTAGCAGCATACAAATATTACTTTTCAATCTTGTTCTTACTCAATTGATGCTGGCATGA